From a region of the Rouxiella sp. S1S-2 genome:
- a CDS encoding ABC transporter substrate-binding protein: protein MIKLPTPTHTLLALLLAGISTTSMAEEKFTFLTNWYAQAEHGGFYDAEAKGLYKNAGLDVSIKMGGPQVNVMQLMAAGQADCTLGDNGQALETWQAGVHAVTVATVFQHSPTVFISHDKVENAQGLKDKTFLLATEAYTSFWPWAKSELGLASAKIRPYTFSVQPFLADNNLVQQGYVTSEPFSVEKGGKPFYVYMLSDWGYPPYGNSIICMADTVKKRPAAVAAFVKASMQGWKEYLQDPTAGNALIHKDNPRMGADQIAFGIAQMKKYQLVTGGDAQTGGIGIITEPRLKKTWDMLVKNKLIDADKVPFEQTYTLDMIKDAKVMP, encoded by the coding sequence ATGATAAAACTGCCTACCCCGACTCACACTCTGCTTGCGCTGCTGCTGGCCGGGATTTCTACCACCAGCATGGCCGAAGAGAAATTTACCTTTTTGACTAACTGGTACGCGCAGGCCGAGCACGGCGGTTTTTATGACGCCGAGGCCAAGGGTTTGTATAAAAATGCCGGCCTCGACGTCAGCATCAAAATGGGTGGCCCGCAGGTTAACGTCATGCAGCTGATGGCCGCAGGTCAGGCCGACTGTACGCTTGGCGACAACGGTCAGGCGCTCGAAACCTGGCAGGCCGGTGTGCATGCGGTGACAGTTGCGACAGTGTTTCAGCATTCACCTACGGTATTTATCAGCCACGACAAGGTTGAAAATGCGCAGGGATTGAAGGACAAAACCTTCCTGCTCGCCACTGAGGCCTACACCTCTTTCTGGCCGTGGGCCAAGAGCGAACTGGGTCTAGCTAGCGCAAAAATTCGCCCCTATACCTTTAGCGTTCAGCCTTTCCTGGCAGACAATAATCTGGTGCAGCAGGGCTATGTCACCTCCGAGCCTTTCTCGGTCGAAAAAGGCGGCAAACCTTTCTACGTTTATATGCTCAGCGACTGGGGCTACCCGCCTTATGGCAACTCAATTATCTGCATGGCCGATACCGTTAAGAAACGCCCTGCCGCGGTGGCTGCCTTTGTGAAAGCCTCGATGCAGGGCTGGAAGGAGTATCTTCAGGATCCAACGGCGGGCAACGCGTTGATTCACAAAGATAATCCACGCATGGGTGCAGACCAGATTGCTTTCGGCATCGCGCAGATGAAGAAATATCAGTTAGTTACCGGCGGCGATGCACAGACCGGCGGCATTGGCATTATCACTGAACCCCGTCTGAAAAAGACCTGGGACATGCTGGTAAAAAACAAGCTGATCGATGCCGATAAAGTGCCGTTTGAGCAGACGTATACTCTCGACATGATCAAAGATGCGAAGGTTATGCCATGA
- a CDS encoding creatininase family protein — protein sequence MINGYIPAARFLPFLSWTAIAALPDKANTVIVLPTGAIEQHGPHLPCSVDSVISSGVAGHALARLPQDIPAYAIPPITYGKSDEHLNFPGTLTLTGDTLLQTVLEIAESLYRAGFRKLLMINGHGGQPQVLQMASREMRLRHGDMIMIPHDVFRVPNVENQFLSALEQKMAMHAGHSETAVMMALAPECVHMEHAVANYPPEFPCPTLSSGRPAAAWASYDFGPSGVIGDPTEATVEQGHAILDSLADSWAQAIVEIHRMQWKVRSEPTWGKHHWNGFVQTTFTPPSSSFVSE from the coding sequence ATGATTAACGGCTATATTCCCGCAGCACGTTTTCTCCCTTTCCTGAGCTGGACGGCGATCGCTGCCCTGCCTGACAAAGCCAATACCGTTATTGTGCTGCCGACCGGCGCCATTGAGCAGCACGGCCCACACCTGCCTTGTTCGGTCGATAGCGTGATCTCCTCTGGCGTGGCCGGTCATGCGCTGGCGCGGCTGCCACAGGATATTCCAGCCTATGCTATCCCGCCCATTACCTATGGCAAGTCGGACGAACATCTCAACTTTCCCGGCACGCTGACCTTGACCGGCGACACGCTGCTGCAAACTGTGCTCGAAATTGCCGAATCGCTGTATCGCGCTGGATTCCGTAAGTTATTGATGATTAACGGCCACGGTGGACAGCCACAGGTTTTGCAGATGGCATCGCGTGAAATGCGTCTGCGCCACGGCGACATGATAATGATCCCCCACGACGTGTTCCGCGTGCCTAACGTTGAAAACCAGTTCCTGAGTGCGTTAGAGCAAAAAATGGCGATGCACGCCGGCCACAGTGAAACCGCGGTGATGATGGCGCTGGCCCCGGAATGTGTCCACATGGAGCACGCGGTGGCCAATTATCCGCCTGAGTTCCCGTGTCCGACGCTTTCAAGCGGCCGCCCTGCTGCTGCCTGGGCCTCTTACGATTTTGGCCCCAGCGGCGTAATTGGCGATCCGACCGAGGCCACCGTTGAACAGGGCCACGCGATCCTCGACTCGCTGGCAGACAGCTGGGCACAGGCAATCGTTGAAATTCACCGCATGCAATGGAAAGTACGCAGCGAGCCAACCTGGGGAAAACACCACTGGAACGGCTTCGTGCAAACCACTTTTACTCCCCCTTCGTCTTCTTTTGTCTCTGAATAA
- a CDS encoding RidA family protein, translating to MSLEAGAGKPLAKYAAWRRAGDFIFLSGIIPVNPQSATIVRGFQDIPAQARLLLGETGEFSTDAKQGPILAQSWYVLESIRHTIEEAGGQMSDVIKLVQYFRNLDHFPYYSRVRKMFYPGQPPVSTVVQVSEMLPSAEVLIEVEATAWLPPSRLTQ from the coding sequence ATGAGTCTTGAAGCCGGCGCGGGCAAACCGCTCGCCAAATATGCCGCCTGGCGTCGCGCAGGCGATTTTATCTTTCTCTCCGGCATTATTCCGGTCAACCCACAGAGCGCGACTATCGTACGCGGTTTTCAGGATATTCCGGCCCAAGCGCGCCTGCTGCTGGGTGAAACCGGTGAGTTCTCAACCGATGCCAAACAAGGCCCAATTCTTGCACAAAGCTGGTATGTGCTTGAAAGCATCCGCCACACCATTGAAGAGGCCGGTGGCCAAATGAGCGATGTCATCAAGCTGGTGCAGTATTTTCGCAATCTCGACCACTTCCCGTACTACAGCCGGGTGAGAAAAATGTTCTATCCCGGGCAACCGCCGGTTTCTACCGTGGTGCAGGTCAGTGAAATGCTGCCCAGCGCCGAGGTATTGATAGAAGTTGAGGCCACGGCCTGGTTACCCCCATCCCGCTTAACCCAATAA
- a CDS encoding PDR/VanB family oxidoreductase produces the protein MKDAELIPVTIKTVTRNGLGNISLQLIAQQGHLLPTYSPGAHIDVFIPDIGPRQYSLCTEIDTVEYYEICVKLSEISSGGSHFIHHHLKAGDSLNISAPRNHFHLPAATRYLLFAGGIGITPLLAMAEQIATQDIDFELHYYVSNGQGTAFMNRLSAPILAKHVFLHYSDANDSLRQKTPDCLLKANPETRVIACGPEGFIERLQDLLHKHQWQAAQLSFERFSPAPVNNLVDEKAFYIQLNSTGQRYLVSPNQTIAEVLLSAKVDIMLSCEQGICGSCITDVIDGIPDHRDCVLSQEEKEENTQITLCCSRSKSPVLVLDL, from the coding sequence ATGAAAGACGCCGAGTTAATTCCTGTCACTATAAAGACTGTCACGAGAAACGGTTTAGGGAATATTTCATTGCAGCTTATCGCGCAGCAAGGGCACCTATTACCGACTTACTCACCCGGCGCACACATTGACGTTTTCATTCCTGATATTGGTCCTCGTCAATATTCTCTCTGCACCGAAATCGACACCGTTGAATATTATGAAATTTGCGTCAAGCTGTCGGAAATATCCTCTGGGGGGTCGCATTTCATTCATCACCACCTCAAGGCGGGCGATAGCCTGAATATTTCTGCACCGCGCAATCATTTTCATCTGCCTGCGGCAACGCGCTATCTGCTGTTTGCGGGGGGAATTGGTATTACCCCGCTGCTGGCGATGGCCGAGCAAATCGCAACTCAAGATATTGATTTTGAACTGCATTACTATGTCTCTAATGGACAGGGGACGGCCTTTATGAACCGCCTGAGTGCGCCGATATTGGCGAAACACGTTTTTCTCCATTACAGCGACGCAAACGATTCCCTGCGCCAAAAAACGCCCGATTGTCTACTCAAGGCTAACCCAGAGACCAGAGTTATCGCCTGTGGGCCAGAGGGATTTATTGAACGCCTGCAGGACCTGCTGCACAAGCATCAATGGCAGGCGGCGCAATTATCTTTTGAACGCTTTAGCCCTGCGCCCGTAAATAACCTTGTCGATGAGAAAGCGTTTTATATTCAGTTAAATTCGACCGGCCAGCGTTATTTAGTCAGCCCTAATCAAACGATTGCCGAAGTATTACTGAGTGCCAAGGTCGATATTATGCTGTCGTGCGAACAGGGTATTTGTGGTTCCTGTATTACTGACGTTATAGACGGTATTCCGGACCACCGCGACTGCGTACTAAGCCAAGAAGAAAAAGAGGAGAACACGCAAATTACGCTGTGCTGTTCGCGTTCTAAAAGTCCTGTTCTGGTCCTCGACCTGTAA
- a CDS encoding amidohydrolase family protein, whose protein sequence is MTSLNTATALNGIANLRLPAWLLPPSWPQQSGEPATADLRFEDGKISSLTPSHPPQLDLWDAQGALALPGMIEPHAHLDKTFTIGRSRPSKPGLLAAIETMHQDRQHWTAEDLQQRGKRGLAWAAAHGVTHLRTHIDWFTATPPVAWHEMANVEEHGVTLERVALVPLGFFANATAADDIARAVAQSGEHCLLGGFIHSSNWDPAAMKNLMHSASAWQLNLDLHIDEELTATAHGLTWLAHYLSENPFSGHICCSHGCALASGSERQAQEVLAMLTAQRVTLIALPMTNLLLQDAVVGRTPRQRGITLLKEAQVAGIPTLLGCDNVQDAFCPAGSYDPLDTLSCALFSLQLDTLFDQQSRLICDSAALTGNAHTQPPLAEGSAATLVVFPGSNIATWPLNSAARLVIHHGRLTHQRTWNQELSHES, encoded by the coding sequence ATGACCTCTCTTAACACTGCAACAGCGCTTAACGGCATTGCCAACCTGCGCCTTCCGGCGTGGCTGCTGCCTCCGAGCTGGCCGCAACAGTCAGGCGAACCGGCAACGGCGGACTTGCGCTTTGAAGACGGCAAAATTTCGTCGCTGACCCCGAGTCATCCCCCGCAGCTTGACCTATGGGACGCTCAAGGCGCATTGGCACTGCCGGGAATGATTGAGCCGCATGCACACCTCGATAAAACCTTCACCATTGGCCGCAGTCGTCCTTCAAAACCGGGTCTGCTGGCCGCCATTGAAACAATGCATCAGGACCGCCAACACTGGACCGCCGAAGACCTCCAGCAGCGCGGCAAACGAGGCCTGGCATGGGCGGCTGCCCACGGTGTAACGCATTTGCGCACGCACATTGACTGGTTTACTGCAACGCCGCCGGTGGCCTGGCATGAAATGGCCAATGTTGAAGAGCACGGCGTTACCCTTGAGCGGGTCGCGTTGGTACCGCTGGGCTTTTTTGCCAATGCCACTGCGGCAGACGACATTGCCCGTGCCGTGGCGCAAAGCGGTGAACACTGTCTGCTGGGCGGCTTTATTCACTCGTCCAACTGGGACCCGGCGGCGATGAAGAATCTGATGCACAGTGCATCCGCCTGGCAATTAAATCTGGACCTGCACATTGACGAAGAGTTGACCGCCACCGCCCACGGACTGACCTGGCTGGCGCACTATTTGTCAGAAAACCCCTTTAGCGGCCACATTTGCTGCAGCCACGGCTGCGCGCTGGCCTCGGGCAGCGAACGGCAGGCGCAGGAAGTGTTGGCTATGCTGACAGCGCAGCGCGTGACGCTGATTGCGTTGCCGATGACTAACCTGCTGCTGCAGGACGCGGTGGTGGGCCGCACGCCGCGCCAGCGCGGAATAACCCTGCTTAAAGAAGCGCAGGTTGCAGGTATTCCGACGCTGCTGGGCTGCGATAACGTGCAGGATGCATTTTGTCCGGCAGGCAGCTATGACCCGCTGGATACACTGAGCTGCGCCCTGTTCTCTCTGCAACTCGACACCCTTTTTGACCAACAGTCGCGGCTTATCTGTGACTCGGCGGCGCTCACCGGCAATGCGCACACGCAACCCCCGCTGGCGGAGGGCAGCGCCGCCACGCTGGTCGTATTCCCCGGTAGCAACATCGCGACCTGGCCGTTAAACAGCGCGGCCCGCCTGGTTATCCACCACGGCAGGCTGACCCATCAACGCACGTGGAATCAGGAGTTATCTCATGAGTCTTGA
- a CDS encoding LysR family transcriptional regulator: MFAFSRFLLYFTEVARQGSFRKASETLHVAASSIDRQILRVEKELAMPLFERHPTGLRLTAAGELLLHAANNWKKDFNRVCEQLDDLRGLRRGHVRIATIDAINRHFFSAMLKKVHLDYPNISFTLTTMNNIDIQQALMSGDADFGIMLNPQSSRELQVQAFAEINLGIVVPKGHPLSEKRSIRFNQCMEYPFIIPSAPLMLSEPVEALININGGMINEVAVSNNIHMIRSLIKEKIGIGILCWLDIMDEVLDDQLLFIPLTDPQLKTFTLSLCVAPSRQLSLAASMMLKQLELLFSQIQNPGNETP, from the coding sequence ATGTTCGCATTCTCCCGATTTCTGCTGTACTTCACCGAAGTTGCCCGTCAGGGATCGTTTCGCAAGGCGTCCGAAACGCTGCACGTGGCGGCATCGTCTATTGATCGACAGATACTGCGGGTTGAAAAAGAGCTGGCGATGCCGCTATTTGAAAGACACCCCACCGGGCTGCGGTTGACGGCGGCGGGTGAGCTGTTGCTGCACGCCGCTAATAATTGGAAAAAGGATTTTAATCGCGTTTGTGAACAGCTTGATGACCTGCGCGGCCTGAGGCGCGGGCATGTCCGCATTGCAACGATTGATGCCATAAATCGGCACTTCTTTTCGGCGATGCTTAAGAAGGTGCACCTCGACTATCCCAACATCTCATTCACGCTGACCACCATGAACAACATTGATATTCAGCAGGCGCTGATGTCGGGTGACGCCGACTTTGGGATCATGCTCAATCCCCAGAGTTCCCGCGAGCTGCAGGTGCAGGCCTTTGCCGAAATTAATCTGGGTATTGTGGTACCGAAAGGGCATCCGCTGAGCGAGAAGCGCAGTATTCGATTCAATCAATGTATGGAATATCCCTTTATCATTCCGTCTGCGCCGCTAATGCTTTCCGAGCCGGTTGAGGCGCTGATCAACATTAACGGTGGCATGATTAATGAGGTCGCGGTTTCCAACAATATTCATATGATCCGTTCACTGATTAAAGAGAAAATAGGTATCGGTATTTTATGCTGGCTCGACATTATGGATGAGGTGCTTGATGACCAGCTGCTGTTTATTCCGCTCACCGATCCGCAGCTAAAAACCTTTACCCTGTCGCTGTGCGTTGCGCCGTCGCGCCAACTCTCCCTGGCGGCGTCGATGATGCTTAAACAGCTCGAACTGTTATTTAGCCAGATTCAAAACCCAGGCAACGAAACGCCGTAA